The region TAAAATCAAGATAGGTAATTTTAATTGTGAAATATACCTTCCAGAAGGGTATGATTCTTCAAATGAAAAATATTCTGTAGTATATATAAATGGTGAGGGTAATATAAGTGAAATTATGGGTAAAATTGAGCCGTATTTTCACTCTGAATGTAAGACATTTATAACTATCGGAATTGAAGCACAAAATTGGAACTCGAATTACACACCTTGGCCGGCACCTGCTTTGACAAAGAAAACAGAAGAATTTAAAGGAGAGGCCAATATATATTTACATAAGCTTATTTACGAAATAAAACCTTTTATAGACGAAAACTATAGAACCAAGTCGGAACCATATAATACTGCACTAATAGGATATTCTTTGGCAGGACTTGCTGCACTATATGCACTTTATAAAACTTCAATCTTTGGCAGGATTGGCAGTATTTCAACTTCGATGTGGTACGATGGATGGATAGAGTTCATGGAAGAGAATAGTCCTTTAAACAAGAATGCAAAAGTATATATTTCCCTTGGTAAGGCAGAGGAAAAAAGCCGCAATCAGCGTATGGCTAAAGTTGGAGACTGCACAAGAAAAGCTTTTAATATTCTCAGGGATGAACTTCAAGCCCAAGAAAATTTGATTTTACAGTGGAATAATGGGGGACATTTTACTGAAATACCCAAAAGGTTTCAAAGTGCTTTAATATGGTTAATGAAGTAAATATATTATAATTTAACATAGGCAAATTATACAGTTTATATAATTTTTATAAAATGTTAATTTATTCTTCATGAAAAATTCGACAAATTATCTTATTATATACTAAATGACTATATTCATCATACGACATATAAAAAAAGCACTCTATTTTTTAACTATTTTAATAAAAGGAGGTGTGTCCTATGGATGTAGATGGTGTTATGAATACTTATAATATGATGTCATTATGGAATAATTTAAATCAACCTGGAGCCTCAAGTTCAAGTGTTCCTTTAGTAAGTGATCTTAATTCGTCTGTACAGGAAGACTATATGAAAGACAATTGTATGGGTGAGAATACGACTTCTGAGCTTCAAGATATTTATAATCAAGTTGAGCCTAACTATGATACTGGACTCACATATGACAGTTCCGGAAATCTTACCATTCCCACTAATATACCTACTCCAAGTAGTGGATTATCTACGGAAAATCCTAACATAATTTCTCTTCTTCAAGGTGGTGAGTCATCTTCAGATTTATCGAGTATGAATATTTTAAATAATTATGATGCTTTGGAAAGCGGTATTTATCAATCAAGTTACTCAAAGGTATATGGCAATAGTGATTCTTCAAATAGCAGCCCTATAACAAGTGGTACGAATCAGCAAAATGGTGGCGATTTAGGTATTACTGTTAATAGTTCTGGAGATATAACCGTTCCAACTATTCCAAACGGTGAATTATCTACGGAAAATCCCGACATAATTTCTTTCCTTCAAGGTGGTGAGTCATCTCCTGATTTAGTGAGTATGAATCTTTTGAATAATTATGATGCTTTGGAAAGCGGTATTTACCAGTCAAGCTACTTAAAGTTATATGGTAATAGTGATTCTTCAACAAGTTATGCAAATCAGCAGAATGGAAGTAACTTAGACACCACTGTTTAAATAAAGATCAATAAGACTTTGCTTTAAATTGTAAAAAGGTTAAGAAATTTTAATCCATCTGAGGCGAGAGGGAAGTATTAAAATTTCTTAGCCTTTTTATATAATCTAAAATTTAGTTTCATACAATCTTTAATTTCAGATTTTCAGGAGAGTAACGGAAGAAAATCTACCTTGTTTTTACCATTAAAGTGAAGTAACAGTGTTGAAGGAACTATTTAAAAAAATTCTAATAAATCTTGGAGAAAAAATCATAAAATACTTAGAGTTTGGAATTTGTTTGAACGGTAGTGAGTTATTCAAAACTCTTAGGATTTTATGATTTTTTTCCTTAGATTTATAGAATTTTTTTAATGTTCCTTCGGCACTGTTACTTCACGCCGTTCACGGACATCCAGGTTTGTGATGGATCAGATAATTTTACTATTATGCAGTTTTGTATCTTTTTAATACTGTTTCTATTTGGCCAATTTTGAAGGCCTTTTGAGGAATTGTAAGCAGCTTTAATTTGATCGGTTGCAGGCATAATAACGCTGTAACCTTTAGATTTTAGAAAGTTTGTTATTCTGACATTATTGCCATCATCCCAGCTAAAAAATGAGCCGCCTGTAGAGCCAGAACTTGAAATGATTTTTCTGTTTATATCGTGCATACCTATAAATACAATAGGAGTGTTTTTATAATCATATCCGTAAGTTCCTATGTCGTGTATGATTTCATTCCCTATATTTGTATCATATTGATATACAACAAAACTGTCATAAAAAAGTCTGTTCATGTACATTGAATTTAGGAATAAAATGCAAATAACAGCTATTATAACTACTTGCCTTGCAATTTTAATTTTTGAGGTTTCATTAATAATTAAAAAGAGTTCAATTGCTCCAGCTAAGGGAAGTGAAACATAGGTACGACCATCTATGCCTGAAGTTCCAAGTATGATGGATAAGATAAAAGGACATACTAAAAGCATAATTGATAGAATACAAATCATGAATTTATTATAAGCCTTTTTTGCATTTATAAAGGAAAAAATTGAATACATAGAAAATAAAACAGTTATCACTAAAAGTACTCTTCCACCATAAACGGCTGAATCTCCAAGAAGTATTTTTTCTATGTAGTGAAAAGTAGTTAGAAGAACGTGAATATTGCTTTTGCCTTTATCCCAGCCTATGTAACCTGAGAGATAGTTACCAGAATCAGGAGCTATGTAAGTGGTTATGAATTTGTTAATTATGTAATATAGTGAAACTCCAGCCCAAAATGCTAGTATGGATTTTATGATTTTTGTTATAATTTTTTTAATGTTAACACAATCCGATTTTAGTATGTAAATCAGTGCATAGGATACAATTACTATTATGTATATAACTGAAAATGACTGATAAATAGATGTAGCTGTAAATAAAAATATTGAACTAGCTACAATATGTTTTTTCTTATTGGTATTAAAGTAGTTATATATGAAGAAAGTTGAGATTGCCATGAATAACATCCCTAGTGATTGTTGTAAATTGAACATGGAATAGGAAAGAAGTTCACCTACAACAAGTGGTAAGGAAGAAAAATATGCACAGAATGTAAAGAAAGAAAATTTACTGAATTTTGGATAAATAGTTGATATACAATATAAAAAGCAAACTCCGGAAAAGTGCCATATTAAAATTGATAAGAAATCCCATAAAAAAGGCACATAGGTTCCACTTGGAGAAATGATTTTATCCAGTAGAAATATTCCGAACCTTCCCTGCATTAACCATAATTTAATTCCACCTAAGTTGTTGCCGTTAATCCAAGTTTCTTCATCTATAGTTAAGGAATGATTGGTCAGCATAAAACCAAAACAAATTAAACTGAATATAAAAGAATATATTATGGGAATCTTATATTTTGAAATAAATTTTTTGAAATCTTCAATTTGCTTATTTACTGATACTGTAAAAGACATAACATCACCTGCCCCAAACATTTATTTACTACAATTATTTTGAAATCTGTTTTAAATTAATATCCTAAATACAAAAATTTAAACATTGACAATTAAAATAAAATTTAAAATTCATATTTAAAGTATGCTTATTATATCATATTTAATTTGCAGAAATAATATTAAAACAAGAAAAAATGTACAAAACAATCGAAAAAAGTTAAATGAGTGTATTATTTAGCTTTTGTGAAATATGTGTATTTCTTAATACAATCTTAATGTTTATGAATTACAATGTGAATATAAAGCAATACTTATAATGGTAAATAAATTTAAATTGGAGGTCAAAATGAAAATACTAATTACTACTGATGCGTATTATCCAATGACAAATGGAGTGGTAATTTCTACTTCTAATTTATACAGGCAGTTAAAATATTTAGGCCATGACGTGAAAATATTAACCTTATCATCAAGTGGAAAGGAATATATAGAAGGCGATGTTTTTTATTTAAGTTCTTATAGTACAAATGTTTATCCCAATTCTAGAATTATGAAACCTATTAAAAATAAATTAGTAGGTGAACTAATAAAATGGAGCCCGGATATAATACATTCTCAAACTGAATTCTCAACGATGATTTTGGCTAAGTATATAAGAAGAAAACTAAATATACCTCAGGTGCACACTTATCATACAATGTACGAAGATTATATGCACTATTTTTTATGCGGTAAGGCTTTAAAAAGGACAGTTCTTCCCAAATTAACAGGAGCACTTTTAAATACTTTTGAAGCTGTTATAGCACCAACAGAAAAAGTAAAATTAAAATTAGAAAGCTACAATGTTTCTACCAATATAAAAGTAATTCCAACAGGAATAGATATGACAAAATTTAATAGGCAGCTACCTAAAAGTGAAAAGGAAAAACTTCTATCAAAATATGGACTTTGCAGCAATGATATTGTAATGCTTTATGTTGGAAGGATTGCTGAAGAAAAGAATATTGAAGAAGTTTTAAAATTATATAGAAAGTCTCTAAAATATGTAAGTAATATAAAACTACTTATAGTTGGTGGAGGACCTTTTTTAGGAAGATTAAAAACCCTAGTAAAGGAAAGCAATATTAAAGAGTATGTGAAATTTACAGGTATGATTGAGTCTGAAGAAATTTATAAATATTATAAGCTTGGAGATATTTTTGTAACAGCATCTCAAAGTGAAACTCAAGGAATAACTTATATAGAAGCACTTGCAAGTGGCTTGCCAACGATATGCAGGTGGGATCTTTGCGTAAAAGATTTAATAATAAATGGGAAAACGGGATTCACTTATAAAAATGAAGATGAATTTATAAGTGCGTTACTCAGCGTTATAAGAAGTGAAAAATTAAGAAATAATATAATGAAAAATTTATCGTATAAACTTAGAGAGTACTCTGTAGAGCATTTTGCGGACAGAGTTCTTGAAACTTACAATGAAGTTTTAGGTAGAAACGCTGTCCAATATTTTGCACACGGAGCGTAGTCATTGAGATTATAAAAAAATTTAAGGGACTGTTGCACTAAATGTTGCTAAGTAAAAGTATTTTGAAACG is a window of Clostridium pasteurianum DNA encoding:
- a CDS encoding alpha/beta hydrolase, producing the protein MKGNIHKIKIGNFNCEIYLPEGYDSSNEKYSVVYINGEGNISEIMGKIEPYFHSECKTFITIGIEAQNWNSNYTPWPAPALTKKTEEFKGEANIYLHKLIYEIKPFIDENYRTKSEPYNTALIGYSLAGLAALYALYKTSIFGRIGSISTSMWYDGWIEFMEENSPLNKNAKVYISLGKAEEKSRNQRMAKVGDCTRKAFNILRDELQAQENLILQWNNGGHFTEIPKRFQSALIWLMK
- a CDS encoding glucosyltransferase domain-containing protein; this encodes MFGAGDVMSFTVSVNKQIEDFKKFISKYKIPIIYSFIFSLICFGFMLTNHSLTIDEETWINGNNLGGIKLWLMQGRFGIFLLDKIISPSGTYVPFLWDFLSILIWHFSGVCFLYCISTIYPKFSKFSFFTFCAYFSSLPLVVGELLSYSMFNLQQSLGMLFMAISTFFIYNYFNTNKKKHIVASSIFLFTATSIYQSFSVIYIIVIVSYALIYILKSDCVNIKKIITKIIKSILAFWAGVSLYYIINKFITTYIAPDSGNYLSGYIGWDKGKSNIHVLLTTFHYIEKILLGDSAVYGGRVLLVITVLFSMYSIFSFINAKKAYNKFMICILSIMLLVCPFILSIILGTSGIDGRTYVSLPLAGAIELFLIINETSKIKIARQVVIIAVICILFLNSMYMNRLFYDSFVVYQYDTNIGNEIIHDIGTYGYDYKNTPIVFIGMHDINRKIISSSGSTGGSFFSWDDGNNVRITNFLKSKGYSVIMPATDQIKAAYNSSKGLQNWPNRNSIKKIQNCIIVKLSDPSQTWMSVNGVK
- a CDS encoding glycosyltransferase family 4 protein; the protein is MKILITTDAYYPMTNGVVISTSNLYRQLKYLGHDVKILTLSSSGKEYIEGDVFYLSSYSTNVYPNSRIMKPIKNKLVGELIKWSPDIIHSQTEFSTMILAKYIRRKLNIPQVHTYHTMYEDYMHYFLCGKALKRTVLPKLTGALLNTFEAVIAPTEKVKLKLESYNVSTNIKVIPTGIDMTKFNRQLPKSEKEKLLSKYGLCSNDIVMLYVGRIAEEKNIEEVLKLYRKSLKYVSNIKLLIVGGGPFLGRLKTLVKESNIKEYVKFTGMIESEEIYKYYKLGDIFVTASQSETQGITYIEALASGLPTICRWDLCVKDLIINGKTGFTYKNEDEFISALLSVIRSEKLRNNIMKNLSYKLREYSVEHFADRVLETYNEVLGRNAVQYFAHGA